In the Oscillospiraceae bacterium genome, CCACTTGACCGCGCCGTCCACGAAGGTGTTGACGGCAATGCTCTTGATAGCGTCGCCGTTCTCGTCCAGCGTGATGTCGCCGCCGACACCGGTAAAGCTCATGCCGGTCATGCCCTTGACAAGGCTGGCCGTGTCGGTGCCTCCTGCATTCTCGGCGGCCTGCACCAGCATGTACATAGCGTCATAATACAGCGCTGCACAGGCGTTCAGGCTTTCGGTGCCGTACTTTTCCGTGTACTTCTGCACGAAGTTCTGGACAGCCGGGGCTGTATCCTCGCTGGAGTAGTGGTTCGTAAAGTAGCAATCCTCAAACTGTGCGGCAAGACCGGTCGTGTCGGAACCATCCCAGCCGTCACCGCCCATGATGGCACCGGTAAAGCCTGCATTGCGGGCTGCACCAACCAGCAGCGGAACGGTGTCGAGGAAGCAGGGATAATACAAAAGCTCTGCACCACTGGCCACGGCCTGTGCCGCCTGCGAAGAATAATCGGTGTCGGTGGTCATGCACTCACCGGTGTAGGCAACTTCAATGCCGTTTGCCTCGCAGTTTTCAATAAATGCATCCTTCAGGCCGTTGGAGTAGTCATCGTCCTTGGCGTAGATGACTGCCACCTTGGTAAAGCCCTTATCCTTGGCAAACAGCGCCGCCATCTTGCCCTGATACGGGTCGATGAAGCAGTTGCGGAAGATGGTGTCGCCTTTTAAGGTGACATCGGCGTTGGTTGCGCCGGTCGCCAGAAGCAGCATACCGTCCTTGGAGGCCTGCTCTGCCATGGGCAGCGTGACCGAGGAGAAGAAGCTGCCGACGATGGCCTCGGGTGAATCCGCCATGACCTTGTTGTAGGCATTCATCGCCTGCTTGGCGTCCTTGGCATCGTCAGCGACCTTACCGCCGTTGACGATTTCGATCTTATAGCCGGAGTCCCCGCCGTTGATCTCCTCAACGGCCATATCAATGGCGTTCTGTGCGCCCTCACCGTAGATGGCTGAGCCGCCGGTCATGGAGCAGACAACGCCCACACGAATGATGTTATCTTCCTCGCCATCCGCTGCGGCGGTGGTGCTGGCCAAAGCCTCACTGGAAGCAGCCGCCCCACCCTGCTGGGTGCTGGAACCGCAGCCTGCTAACAGGCTGGCCGACATGGCAGCTGCCATAGTAAGTGCAAGAACTCGATTACGCTTTTTCATTGTGTGCCCCTCTCTTTCTGTTCTTTTCCTGTTCTACAGGGAACTCTCCCACCATCCAAAACAAAAGGCGCGCGGCACCGATGTAAAGTGCTGCACGCCTTTGTGCGTAACGGAAAGGGGCCGCTGTACTTTTGCAAGTACGCGACCCCTTTGTCCCGTTCGTGTTCTGTGATGATAGTGCCATTATAGCAGACTATGCAAAAAGTGCAAGGCTTTTTGGGCAATTCTTACGAAAGTTTGGTTTGCGCAGGTGTTTCACTTACAAATACAATGATTTTTATGGGAAGGACAGCCGATTCTTAACTGGGCAGACGTACCCGCCTGTGTGAAGCGTCGGATCTCTTGTTTCCTGCCATTTCCACACTTTTCACACCAAATTTTCAGCTTCTATTCAGCTTCGTGCGGTACAATAGCGGCATAAAGTGAGGTGCTGACGATGCGTGTGCTGATCGTACATTCTTCACAGTTATAAAGCAAGGGGCCGGCATTTGCCCCAGAATTGCAAAGTATTCCGTCTCCTGTTATAATATTTCAAAAAGAGAGGAGGCTGAGCCATGGATCGTATCGCGCAGTATCATCTGCCTGGGTTG is a window encoding:
- a CDS encoding ABC transporter substrate-binding protein; this encodes MKKRNRVLALTMAAAMSASLLAGCGSSTQQGGAAASSEALASTTAAADGEEDNIIRVGVVCSMTGGSAIYGEGAQNAIDMAVEEINGGDSGYKIEIVNGGKVADDAKDAKQAMNAYNKVMADSPEAIVGSFFSSVTLPMAEQASKDGMLLLATGATNADVTLKGDTIFRNCFIDPYQGKMAALFAKDKGFTKVAVIYAKDDDYSNGLKDAFIENCEANGIEVAYTGECMTTDTDYSSQAAQAVASGAELLYYPCFLDTVPLLVGAARNAGFTGAIMGGDGWDGSDTTGLAAQFEDCYFTNHYSSEDTAPAVQNFVQKYTEKYGTESLNACAALYYDAMYMLVQAAENAGGTDTASLVKGMTGMSFTGVGGDITLDENGDAIKSIAVNTFVDGAVKWTETLGSDGAVVSKAD